One Lycium barbarum isolate Lr01 chromosome 5, ASM1917538v2, whole genome shotgun sequence genomic window carries:
- the LOC132641499 gene encoding probable (S)-N-methylcoclaurine 3'-hydroxylase isozyme 2: MIELMDYLLTPILLSLIFVITLKYLYPSKTKLPLPPGPFPWPIFGNLFQVGRKRPHATLAKLAQVHGPDLMSIKFGARLVVVASSPAAAAEVLKTHDRNLSGRFVSHPIRVKDSRLHNVSTAFLEECDENWKSVRTIYRGALFSTKALESQVSLREMKVAEMMQHLVNKQGQVIKFKFVIFVTALNVLGNLTLSMDLIDFEGKGIGAGLREYLRKFTEAGGILEIADLYPILGICSSDFQGTYKKLMVFFDNLCNVWAGNVQDRRKRDCQPSKDNVDFVDALIKNSFTDKHINALLVEVFGAGTESTTATSEWMLVELLRDPQALKKLRDEIAGVVGDKDIIKESDLPNLPYLDSCFKETLRLHPPGPLLLPHRAVQTCEVMGYRIPKDTQLLVNMWAIARDPKIWDDPLSFKPERFINSKMDNKGRNFEYIPFGSGRRICAGEPLASRFIPLAVASMIHKFDWILPNEMDPAKINMDETLDVTMFKTDSLFVIPKLRKLAKE; this comes from the exons ATGATTGAGCTGATGGATTATTTACTCACTCCAATTCTACTTTCTCTCATCTTTGTAATCACATTGAAGTATTTATATCCATCAAAAACAAAATTACCACTTCCTCCAGGTCCTTTTCCATGGCCAATTTTTGGTAACCTTTTCCAAGTAGGCCGAAAACGTCCTCATGCTACACTAGCAAAGCTAGCTCAAGTTCATGGCCCTGATTTAATGTCAATAAAATTCGGAGCACGACTCGTTGTTGTTGCTTCATCACCTGCTGCTGCTGCCGAAGTTCTTAAAACACATGACCGTAACCTTTCAGGCCGGTTCGTTTCACATCCGATACGAGTCAAGGATTCGAGACTTCACAATGTGTCAACAGCATTTTTAGAAGAGTGTGATGAAAATTGGAAAAGCGTTCGAACCATATACAGGGGAGCCCTGTTTTCGACGAAAGCCCTGGAGTCTCAGGTAAGTTTAAGggagatgaaagtcgcggaaatgatGCAACATTTGGTTAACAAACAAGGCCAAGTGATTAAATTCAAGTTCGTGATTTTTGTGACCGCTTTAAACGTATTGGGTAATTTGACTCTTTCAATGGATTTGATTGACTTTGAAGGCAAAGGAATAGGTGCAGGACTGAGGGAGTACCTACGTAAATTTACGGAGGCGGGTGGAATACTGGAAATAGCAGATTTGTATCCTATATTGGGTATTTGCAGTTCGGATTTCCAGGGAACGTATAAGAAACTCATGGTTTTTTTTGATAATCTTTGTAATGTTTGGGCAGGCAATGTTCAGGACAGAAGAAAAAGAGACTGTCAACCTTCTAAGGATAATGTGGATTTTGTAGATGCTTTGATTAAAAATAGTTTCACTGATAAACATATCAATGCATTGCTTGTG GAAGTATTTGGAGCTGGAACAGAATCTACAACTGCTACAAGTGAATGGATGCTTGTTGAACTCCTTAGAGATCCACAAGCCTTAAAAAAACTCCGAGATGAAATTGCAGGAGTAGTAGGAGATAAGGACATTATAAAGGAATCTGACTTGCCGAATTTACCATACCTGGACTCTTGTTTTAAAGAGACACTAAGGTTACATCCTCCTGGTCCGTTGTTGCTCCCTCACCGCGCTGTGCAAACCTGTGAAGTCATGGGTTATAGAATTCCGAAAGACACACAATTGTTGGTCAATATGTGGGCAATTGCAAGGGATCCTAAGATTTGGGACGATCCTTTGAGCTTCAAACCTGAAAGATTTATCAATTCAAAAATGGACAACAAAGGGCGAAATTTTGAGTATATTCCGTTCGGTTCAGGAAGGAGAATATGTGCTGGAGAACCCTTGGCTTCCAGGTTTATTCCCTTAGCTGTTGCTTCTATGATCCATAAGTTTGATTGGATTCTACCAAATGAGATGGATCCGGCTAAGATTAACATGGATGAGACTCTGGATGTCACTATGTTTAAGACGGATTCACTTTTTGTCATTCCTAAATTGAGGAAACTAGCCAAAGAGTGA